Within the bacterium genome, the region TAAAATCACAATCCCGTGAAAATGATCGGGCATGATAACATATTCATCCAGGTCTACATTAGTTCGCAACTCCGCAGTCCGAAGCCACTCCTCCCTCACGATCCGCCCGCAGCCGTTCAATTCCATCGTCCCATCCGCCAAAACATTCCCGAAAAGATCGGATTT harbors:
- a CDS encoding transposase — encoded protein: MDRKRRSVRLPEYDYASPGAYLVTICTAVKSDLFGNVLADGTMELNGCGRIVREEWLRTAELRTNVDLDEYVIMPDHFHGIVIL